A window from Danio aesculapii chromosome 6, fDanAes4.1, whole genome shotgun sequence encodes these proteins:
- the gcnt7 gene encoding beta-1,3-galactosyl-O-glycosyl-glycoprotein beta-1,6-N-acetylglucosaminyltransferase 7: MVQLENTKCSFLFCLGICILICSAIYLKAKVYSDPHPINDWTTPSLTPPPPPPPSNTCDILPPATPGFKWQRKDCEKISYHIQPDTNCDLLLSQLHFITASLSKEEEDYPLAFIITIHKELATFVRLLRAIYAPQNVYCIHIDKKASEKYKSSVKNLSRCFPNVFLSSVNVKVTYAGFSRLQADINCMKDLVESPIKWKRVINLCGQDYPIQSNLELVRYMQTPEWKDRNMTPGIKQPPSMRYRTAFQYVEVKNTHVAQNGRKKGPPPHNLKIYFGTAYYSLTRPFVEYVLDNPVAKDLLSWSKDTYSPDEHYWVTLNHIKEAPGSNVEGEWEGNVRAVKWRDQQGTAHQGCKGQYIRGICVYGIGDLPWLIEKESMFANKFEMTSFPEALDCMELWHRHKVLQQATVPIQPSWHLTTQVEVANRTLILTPGG; the protein is encoded by the exons ATGGTCCAGCTTGAGAACACCAAGTGCAGTTTTCTCTTCTGCCTTGGAATTTGCATCCTAATATGTTCTGCAATCTACCTTAAAGCCAAAGTATATAGTGACCCTCATCCTATAAATGACTGGACTACCCCATCCCtaaccccaccaccaccaccaccaccctccAACACCTGTGACATTCTTCCACCAGCAACACCCGGGTTTAAATGGCAAAGAAAAGACTGTGAGAAAATCAGCTATCACATCCAACCAGACACAAACTGTGATCTACTGCTGTCTCAGCTGCATTTTATCACGGCATCGCTGAGTAAAGAAGAAGAAGATTATCCTTTGGCTTTCATCATCACCATACACAAAGAGCTCGCAACATTTGTGCGACTCCTGAGAGCCATTTATGCGCCGCAAAACGTCTACTGCATTCACATCGACAAGAAAGCTTCAGAAAAATACAAGTCGAGCGTCAAAAACCTATCCAGATGCTTCCCAAACGTTTTCCTCTCATCAGTCAATGTAAAAGTAACCTACGCAGGCTTTTCCCGTCTGCAGGCCGACATTAACTGCATGAAGGACTTGGTGGAATCTCCAATTAAATGGAAAAGGGTTATAAATTTGTGTGGTCAGGATTACCCCATACAGAGCAATTTGGAGTTGGTCCGGTACATGCAAACTCCCGAATGGAAAGACAGGAACATGACGCCAGGAATCAAGCAGCCACCTAGTATGAGGTACAGGACTGCGTTTCAGTATGTGGAAGTAAAAAACACCCACGTGGCTCAGAATGGGAGAAAGAAGGGACCACCGCCACATAATTTGAAGATTTACTTCGGAACGGCTTATTACTCCTTGACAAGACCATTTGTGGAGTATGTCCTCGACAACCCAGTGGCCAAAGACTTGCTGAGCTGGTCAAAAGACACCTACAGTCCAGATGAGCATTACTGGGTGACGCTAAACCACATTAAGG AAGCACCAGGCAGCAATGTAGAAGGAGAATGGGAAGGTAATGTCCGCGCAGTCAAATGGAGGGACCAACAAGGAACAGCACATCAGGGTTGTAAAG GACAATACATCAGGGGTATCTGCGTTTACGGGATTGGTGATCTACCATGGCTTATCGAAAAAGAAAGCATGTTTGCTAATAAGTTTGAAATGACAAGCTTCCCAGAAGCCCTGGACTGTATGGAACTGTGGCACAGACATAAAGTTCTCCAACAAGCAACTGTTCCCATTCAACCATCATGGCATCTCACCACACAAGTGGAAGTCGCAAACCGCACGCTCATTTTAACACCAGGAGGTTGA